The Primulina eburnea isolate SZY01 chromosome 12, ASM2296580v1, whole genome shotgun sequence genome includes the window ATGATCAAGTTGATGAAGGATTTCATTTTCAGTTGACTATGTTGGATATGCAGGTTCCTGGCCAAAATATTGGTTGCAGAAGGGTCAAAAGATGTTGCTGTGGGCCAGCCTATTGCAGTAACTGTAAGTTATACTTCAGTGAACTTGGACCAATCTCTCCTTTTTCCCTAAACATATGCcgtgtaatatttttttattatggcATTAGTGAATAATCATAATTCTCATAAGAATTGCTTACTTGTCTTTCAAGGTTGAGGATCCAAATGATATTGAAGCTGTAAAGACATCTGTTAATGGTGGTTCGAGTGTCAAAGATGAAAAGCCTGTTCCAAAAAGCACTTCAAAGAACATCGAAATGGAGAAAACAAGTTTTAATCGGATTAGTCCTGCTGCAAAGATACTAATTGCAGAGCACGGACTGGATACATCTTTAATAGCAGCGTCTGGTCCTCGTGGTACTTTGTTGAAGGGTGACGTTTTGGCTGCAATGAAATCTGGCAAAGGATCTACCAaaatctctgaatctcagaAGAGTTCTCCATCACCTACAACTCAACCTCAAACTTCTTCCTCCACATCAGTAGGATTAAAATCCATTGTACAGCAGACAGATGCTTATAAAGATCTTCCGAATAGTCAAATTCGCAAGGTACGTGTACAGTTTATTTACTTTGGTACCATGTGGCCCTTGGTTAGTATTTTTTAGTTTTTCTGTGAAGGATCTAGTAAATGCGATAAACATCAAAGTTCGTGGTGCACATCATGTCATAAActttaatattataaataaatgaaaaaaaattcatGTGATGTCATCTTTGTAACTTAAGCTTTTGTTTAGAGGAGTTCTTAAAACACTCATTATTTTCACTCTTTGTAACACTCTTTTGCTGATAGCACAAAAACATGTTCTCTTCGCTTATATGCAGGTGATAGCAACACGTTTATTGGAATCTAAACAATCCACACCCCATTTATATTTATCAACAGGTTTCAAACTTCCAAGAAAGATATATGTGCATTCAACTTTAATTATTACATTACCATTGTGATGCTTACCTTGATTGTTGCTTTAGATGTTATTCTGGATCCTCTTCTATCCTTCAGAAAGGAGCTTAAAGGTAGAGACTTCTATCTCTTTGCCTCGTTAAAGACACCATTAAAGTTGAGTTATCTAATTTACATTGTGTTGCAGCAAAATATGATGTTAAAGTTTCAGTGAATGATATTGTCATCAAAGCGGTTGCAGTTGCATTGAAAAATGTACCAGAAGCAAATGGTATGGGTTTTCATGTTGACAAACTGGTTCAAGTTTTAATTGGTTGTGTTGAAGACCGTAATGAAACATTGCTTCTAGCCTCAAGTCGGAATCATCTCCCACTCATCTGTTGGCTGACTGTGAAAACTTCTTCCATACCCTTACTTCCTTGGACTAGAGTAGATACACAAAAAATAGAGTGCCTGATGGTTACATAATTTTAAATTGTAAGCTCATATGGCAGTAATGATTGAAAAGTAAATACATGTTGCACTCTCTTTTTAAATTTCCGCATCTTTCGTCATAGGTTAATGCATACAATTGTTCTCTCGATCCTTGTCATTATTGACTCAAGTCCTCTAgaagttatttttttaaaaaaaaaacagctaATTTAGTCTTAATTTGAGTTAGTTTGGATGTAATAAGTTAAATTTGGATCAGATATCAATTATGAATCATTTGTTTGAGTAATTCTGTTGATATAATTATACAAGTTTGAGTGATTAAGGATATGGATGTAAATAAACTTTACCTATTTTGTTTCTTGGCGTGCAAGGATAAAAGTCCGTCTTTGAAAATTGAGTGCCTTCTTCTATTTCTACTTTTAGTTCACTTATCAGATTATGTGctcaatatttaataaatatgcAGCTTACTGGGATGCTGGGAAAGGTGAAATAATATTACGTGACTCAATTGATATGTCCATTGCAGTAGCAACAGAGAAGGTAATCCGTGCAACATCATTCTCTTTTTTCTCTATTATGGAAACCTTGTTCTCATTATCTTTTCACGAATTCCAGGGCTTGATGACTCCAATCCTTAGAAATGCTGATCAAAAGTCTATATCATCCATTTCCTCAGAGGTATGTTGAAATAAGTTTGAAGTTGCTTCAATTTCATATGCCAGTGAAAGGATGACTTGCTGCAATTGGTCTAAGACGGCATCATTGTGCTCTTTGAAGGATAAGATTACATTGAATCAGGCGGATACTATCAATTTGTGTTGTTTGTGATGCTGTACTTCAAGTTCAGTTGTTTGATATCGTTCAGTTACTCTATCAGATTCAAGTCAATTCTCTAAGCATTTTACTTTGTGTTAAACTGATTGGTCATTTCTAATAAATGTTTACCCTAAGATTTAGGTATTAATTTTTCAACTGCGTGCTCTTCCTTATgcattattacttgtttttctAACTTCATGACTTTCACATTATTTACAATATTCCTAAATTCTATATCTTTAGGTATTTAAATGTCTCGTCATTCCATGAAATATTTACGtttgtgattttatttttgttctaTGCTAAAAAAATTCTGTTTCTAATTGTGTCTAAAGGTCAAAGAACTTGCTGAAAAAGCAAGAACGGGAAAGCTTAAGCCCAATGAGTTTCAAGGTGGCACATTCAGGTGGCTTCACCTTATCCTTGTTcgaatatctttttttttttttttgttgaatactccattttttgtttctttattgATGTTTTTTTCCCTTCTTCATGCAGCATCTCAAATTTGGGGATGTTTCCTGTAGATCACTTTTGTGCAATCATAAATCCTCCACaggttctctctctctctctctctctctctcacacacacacacccaccTGCACACATGCATGTCCCGACAATCACAAAGAGAAACTTGCCTGAACTATGAGCCCAAATAAGAATGATGTCGTTCAGATTGTAAATTTGGGACTAAAAGTTTATATTTCTCTCCCGGTAGCTCTTGGAATTATCAAATAGATTGTGTAAGCGGTGGTGAGAGTTGACTAATTTCCTTCTTGAAGGCTGGCATTCTTGCTGTTGGTAGGGGCTTGATGACTCCAATCCTTAGAAATGCTGATCAAAAGTCTATATCATCCATTTCCTCAGAGGTATGTTGAAATAAGTTTGAAGTTGCTTCAATTTCATATGCCAGTGAAAGGATGACTTGCTGCAATTGGTCTAAGACGGCATCATTGTGCTCTTTGAAGGATAAGATTACATTGAATCAGGCGGATACTATCAATTTGTGTTGTTTGTGATGCTGTACTTCAAGTTCAGTTGTTTGATATCGTTCAGTTACTCTATCAGATTCAAGTCAATTCTCTAAGCATTTTACTTTGTGTTAAACTGATTGGTCATTTCTAATAAATGTTTACCCTAAGATTTAGGTATTAATTTTTCAACTGCGTGCTCTTCCTTATgcattattacttgtttttctAACTTCATGACTTTCACATTATTTACAATATTCCTAAATTCTATATCTTTAGGTATTTAAATGTCTCGTCATTCCATGAAATATTTACGtttgtgattttatttttgttctaTGCTAAAAAAATTCTGTTTCTAATTGTGTCTAAAGGTCAAAGAACTTGCTGAAAAAGCAAGAACGGGAAAGCTTAAGCCCAATGAGTTTCAAGGTGGCACATTCAGGTGGCTTCACCTTATCCTTGTTcgaatatcttttttttttttttgttgaatactccattttttgtttctttattgATGTTTTTTTCCCTTCTTCATGCAGCATCTCAAATTTGGGGATGTTTCCTGTAGATCACTTTTGTGCAATCATAAATCCTCCACaggttctctctctctctctctctctctctctctcacacacaTACACCCACCTGCACACATGCATGTCCCGACAATCACAAAGAGAAACTTGCCTGAACTATGAGCCCAAATAAGAATGATGTCGTTCAGATTGTAAATTTGGGACTAAAAGTTTATATTTCTCTCCCGGTAGCTCTTGGAATTATCAAATAGATTGTGTAAGCGGTGGTGAGAGTTGACTAATTTCCTTCTTGAAGGCTGGCATTCTTGCTGTTGGTAGGGGCAATCAAGTTGTTGAACCAGTTATTGGAGATGATGGTAATCTGTTTGTGTGTAATGTCCAACATGTGCTATTTTAACTTAACCATTACTGGCTGACTTTGAACTTTGATTTTCTTCGCTTTCAGGAACTGAGAAGCCTGCTGTTGTGACAAAAATGAGTCTAACATTGTCTGCAGATCATCGTGTTTTTGATGGAAAAGTCGGAGGTACTTGATATAGAGCGGATtaaactttattttattatgtgATGCCTCCCCCAACTTCTTTAAACCTCGTTCCCAACCATACATGTTAAAACACCATAAAAGTTGGCACCCGGTAAATTATGAATATTTTGGTGCATTTAAGCAGCTAGTGCCTTCAGCTCTCCAAGAGAATGCCTAAACACACTAAACCAATCACGTGTAATCATTCCTTGAGGAACATTTGAACGAAGGCCTTTCTCTTCTAGTTCTCTGCTTTTCTGGAATCATTTTCTTTTACATCAGTGGCCTGAGAGAATGGTGACTCGGGGAATTTATTCTTCAAGAATACCGACCAAAAATTGCAACTCCAATGCAATTGTCATTTATAATTCTATTCCGATGTCAGTTTCTATGTGTTCTGGATTCCAATTGGCTTTATTGCAAGTAATCTGTTTTTACAGGCAGCTTCATGACGGCACTTCGATCAAATTTCAGCGATATTAGAATACTTCTTTTGTGATGGCGTCAACGTTGcggggtgtattcaattcagacttttgatgacttttaatgacttttttaaatgatagatttttatggatttgataaatttttattgacttttatagaatctcacagatttataaacagatttatgtggatttatgtagacttttttgcaatatttttatagacttttgtgaatttttttattataaaattttataaattttgtactcaactataacatgtgatttttttattgatttctttgaaccaataattaattgacatatataacatattcagtttgaaattatttttaatatttatattaataaataaatttacttatttaaaagttaaatcgtttaattcttacatgtgtatatatgtgggtttatatgtatgtttgtaaattttttaaaatacatcaattgattaacatgtaacattctttttaaattgacaatatacatgtgaaaataatattatttattattgtgtgaatataattttgtataaaaatattatagcttacatattaattgaaaatactagaatgaatttaaaaaatcatggttGTTACCAGACTATttaattattaagaattaagcaacatttttttgatcatattttattattattgaatattacattaatttgtataaatcataaatcaaaaatcacaaaatcaattctataattcaaaatttcccgtgatattaaaataaaaattattaaataaacaatcagccaaaaaatgaaaaatttgaaaacaaatatatttatatatatatatatatatatatatatatatatatatgatttttattttttttttaaaaaattcaaatttgaatttgatatgatttttaatttttttttaaaaaattcaaatttgaatttgttatgatttttaatttttaattttttaaaaaaaaattcaaatttgaatttgatatgatttttaatttttttaaaaaaaattcaaatttgaatttgttgtgatttttaattttttttaaaaaaaattcaaatttgatatgatttttaatttttttaaaaaatattcaaattcgAATTTGATGTCCCTTGAAAATATAAACTGCATTTAGGTGCTTGCATTAGTTATatcattttattaatttttgttaTAGTTtcgtattatttttatatatttaattctcACAACTCtctataatattaaataaaatataaatatttttatataatattaagtATTTCAATTTTTTGAACGTTAATTTTCGAACTAGCTTGATGTAGATGGCTGCAAACGGACACCCAATTAAAAATCATGTCCTGAAATTGCTTATTTGCCAGTTAATCTATGATATTTCTTGTTTTAGTGTGGAGAATTCTGATATCAGGTTGGCTAGAGAGGCTGGTCTTGAGTATGTAGAGATACAAAACCTGACTGAATTTTATGAGGACAACAGGTAACATATTTATCTTAAACGTTGTaatctttgttttttttctcTATGTGCTTGTATGGTTACAGAAGGTCAACAAAAGCGGAAAGCGTGTCACAAATTTGACTAATCTGGATTGCATTTATTCTGTGGGATTATTGATACATTAGTATAAGTTGAATATCAAGTGCTTGGAAAACACAGTTATTTCTTGTAGCTCGGCAAATCTAGGATGTCTAACGAGGAAggatgaaaaatatgcatggattcttcttttcttgaattttaataC containing:
- the LOC140807078 gene encoding dihydrolipoyllysine-residue acetyltransferase component 1 of pyruvate dehydrogenase complex, mitochondrial-like isoform X3, which translates into the protein MALSRLRNPAIFRAPSLFRARFITFSSAHPSLNRCRGLNQGIDAETTCLRTSFSVGDRVHYIPSGLKLQLGVRYYSSSEVPDHIVLQMPALSPTMSQGNIAKWRKKEGDKIEVGDVICEIETDKATLEFESLEEGFLAKILVPEGAKDVPVGQPIAITVEDPDAMGNIPATVSGSEVQDKTSSEQNLTPGDNTQQSSSADISPSELPPHIVLEMPALSPTMNQGNIAKWRKKEGDKIEVGDVICEIETDKATLEFESLEEGFLAKILVAEGSKDVAVGQPIAVTVEDPNDIEAVKTSVNGGSSVKDEKPVPKSTSKNIEMEKTSFNRISPAAKILIAEHGLDTSLIAASGPRGTLLKGDVLAAMKSGKGSTKISESQKSSPSPTTQPQTSSSTSVGLKSIVQQTDAYKDLPNSQIRKVIATRLLESKQSTPHLYLSTDVILDPLLSFRKELKAKYDVKVSVNDIVIKAVAVALKNVPEANAYWDAGKGEIILRDSIDMSIAVATEKGLMTPILRNADQKSISSISSEVKELAEKARTGKLKPNEFQGGTFSISNLGMFPVDHFCAIINPPQAGILAVGRGNQVVEPVIGDDGTEKPAVVTKMSLTLSADHRVFDGKVGGSFMTALRSNFSDIRILLL
- the LOC140807078 gene encoding dihydrolipoyllysine-residue acetyltransferase component 1 of pyruvate dehydrogenase complex, mitochondrial-like isoform X2; translation: MTSEVYLREAYQHHKIRTSFSVGDRVHYIPSGLKLQLGVRYYSSSEVPDHIVLQMPALSPTMSQGNIAKWRKKEGDKIEVGDVICEIETDKATLEFESLEEGFLAKILVPEGAKDVPVGQPIAITVEDPDAMGNIPATVSGSEVQDKTSSEQNLTPGDNTQQSSSADISPSELPPHIVLEMPALSPTMNQGNIAKWRKKEGDKIEVGDVICEIETDKATLEFESLEEGFLAKILVAEGSKDVAVGQPIAVTVEDPNDIEAVKTSVNGGSSVKDEKPVPKSTSKNIEMEKTSFNRISPAAKILIAEHGLDTSLIAASGPRGTLLKGDVLAAMKSGKGSTKISESQKSSPSPTTQPQTSSSTSVGLKSIVQQTDAYKDLPNSQIRKVIATRLLESKQSTPHLYLSTDVILDPLLSFRKELKAKYDVKVSVNDIVIKAVAVALKNVPEANAYWDAGKGEIILRDSIDMSIAVATEKGLMTPILRNADQKSISSISSEVKELAEKARTGKLKPNEFQGGTFSISNLGMFPVDHFCAIINPPQAGILAVGRGLMTPILRNADQKSISSISSEVKELAEKARTGKLKPNEFQGGTFSISNLGMFPVDHFCAIINPPQAGILAVGRGNQVVEPVIGDDGTEKPAVVTKMSLTLSADHRVFDGKVGGSFMTALRSNFSDIRILLL
- the LOC140807078 gene encoding dihydrolipoyllysine-residue acetyltransferase component 1 of pyruvate dehydrogenase complex, mitochondrial-like isoform X4; its protein translation is MPALSPTMSQGNIAKWRKKEGDKIEVGDVICEIETDKATLEFESLEEGFLAKILVPEGAKDVPVGQPIAITVEDPDAMGNIPATVSGSEVQDKTSSEQNLTPGDNTQQSSSADISPSELPPHIVLEMPALSPTMNQGNIAKWRKKEGDKIEVGDVICEIETDKATLEFESLEEGFLAKILVAEGSKDVAVGQPIAVTVEDPNDIEAVKTSVNGGSSVKDEKPVPKSTSKNIEMEKTSFNRISPAAKILIAEHGLDTSLIAASGPRGTLLKGDVLAAMKSGKGSTKISESQKSSPSPTTQPQTSSSTSVGLKSIVQQTDAYKDLPNSQIRKVIATRLLESKQSTPHLYLSTDVILDPLLSFRKELKAKYDVKVSVNDIVIKAVAVALKNVPEANAYWDAGKGEIILRDSIDMSIAVATEKGLMTPILRNADQKSISSISSEVKELAEKARTGKLKPNEFQGGTFSISNLGMFPVDHFCAIINPPQAGILAVGRGLMTPILRNADQKSISSISSEVKELAEKARTGKLKPNEFQGGTFSISNLGMFPVDHFCAIINPPQAGILAVGRGNQVVEPVIGDDGTEKPAVVTKMSLTLSADHRVFDGKVGGSFMTALRSNFSDIRILLL
- the LOC140807078 gene encoding dihydrolipoyllysine-residue acetyltransferase component 1 of pyruvate dehydrogenase complex, mitochondrial-like isoform X1, whose translation is MALSRLRNPAIFRAPSLFRARFITFSSAHPSLNRCRGLNQGIDAETTCLRTSFSVGDRVHYIPSGLKLQLGVRYYSSSEVPDHIVLQMPALSPTMSQGNIAKWRKKEGDKIEVGDVICEIETDKATLEFESLEEGFLAKILVPEGAKDVPVGQPIAITVEDPDAMGNIPATVSGSEVQDKTSSEQNLTPGDNTQQSSSADISPSELPPHIVLEMPALSPTMNQGNIAKWRKKEGDKIEVGDVICEIETDKATLEFESLEEGFLAKILVAEGSKDVAVGQPIAVTVEDPNDIEAVKTSVNGGSSVKDEKPVPKSTSKNIEMEKTSFNRISPAAKILIAEHGLDTSLIAASGPRGTLLKGDVLAAMKSGKGSTKISESQKSSPSPTTQPQTSSSTSVGLKSIVQQTDAYKDLPNSQIRKVIATRLLESKQSTPHLYLSTDVILDPLLSFRKELKAKYDVKVSVNDIVIKAVAVALKNVPEANAYWDAGKGEIILRDSIDMSIAVATEKGLMTPILRNADQKSISSISSEVKELAEKARTGKLKPNEFQGGTFSISNLGMFPVDHFCAIINPPQAGILAVGRGLMTPILRNADQKSISSISSEVKELAEKARTGKLKPNEFQGGTFSISNLGMFPVDHFCAIINPPQAGILAVGRGNQVVEPVIGDDGTEKPAVVTKMSLTLSADHRVFDGKVGGSFMTALRSNFSDIRILLL